The following proteins are encoded in a genomic region of Oncorhynchus kisutch isolate 150728-3 linkage group LG4, Okis_V2, whole genome shotgun sequence:
- the LOC109889418 gene encoding CD9 antigen-like isoform X2 translates to MEVFGRIRCVKYLMFIFNFFFWLAGTGVLAIGLWLRFDPKTRGLFEGTESPYVFFTGVYILIIAGLLMMVVGFLGCCGAIQESPCMLGLFFFFLLIIFAIEVAAGIWCFSNQSKVVDDITQFYMETYQNYQNTRQDTLRETLRLIQTGLDCCGTGSVVDSAKDTCPPRDGLDSLITKSCPDAIDELFDSKLHIIGGVGIATGVIMMFGMIFSMLLCCAIRKSREIV, encoded by the exons ATGGAAGTGTTTGGAAGGATCAGGTGTGTGAAGTACCTCATGTTTATCTTCAACTTCTTCTTCTGG CTTGCAGGTACAGGAGTGCTGGCtatagggttgtggttgaggtttgacCCAAAGACCAGAGGACTGTTTGAAGGAACAGAATCTCCCTATGTCTTCTTCACAG gtgtgtatatCCTGATAATAGCAGggttgttgatgatggtggtggggttCCTGGGATGCTGTGGTGCGATTCAGGAGTCTCCCTGTATGCTGGGGCTG ttcttcttcttcctcctcatcaTATTTGCCATTGAGGTCGCCGCTGGAATCTGGTGTTTTTCCAACCAAAGCAAG GTGGTTGATGACATCACTCAATTCTACATGGAGACATATCAGAACTACCAGAACACTCGACAGGACACACTGAGGGAGACACTCCGTCTCATACAGACTGGG TTGGACTGCTGTGGTACAGGTTCCGTTGTGGACTCTGCCAAAGACACCTGTCCCCCAAGAGACGGGCTGGATAGCCTCATCACCAAG agcTGTCCTGATGCTATAGATGAATTGTTTGACTCCAAGCTGCACATCATAGGAGGAGTGGGCATCGCCACTGGAGTCAtcatg ATGTTTGGGATGATCTTCAGCATGCTGCTCTGCTGTGCCATCAGGAAGTCACGGGAGATTGTCTGA
- the LOC116373984 gene encoding cadherin-related family member 5-like, translating to MMQPQRPCLSRWRVLLWSTLLLLSPLRVTGHPYTIVEDGLPWEAGSGDQTVRRENWNPCLQGQDVFSTVRENSMMGELIIELNTELTANDVVWSLTGEDADWFFLEGRSIRLKAPLDTVLDREVQGPVLMAALTCFEEDIVQSEYRIMVEILNENDNTPEFVESTIQPRSISELAEVNTVVFRVQATDADDDTIMYSIDQTSPDAAYFRVDLPNSGEVILAKPLDYETKTQLEITISALEINTAEKFNTSAILIVNILDRDDHYPHFLPCTPISNDQSNRVCTNPIYMVNITEGEQDILLDFSPGPINAVDGDRGLSTPLSYSILSGADSGHFVMDELTGEVRVTSGVENRLQTPTLHLQVMAYQRNDPRKYSVATVVVRVVAVNHFPPQFSWPEYRGFVIEGDSPASLVNTYGNTVLLIQTQDRDFSDGINPNMHYSLRSSSNHTQFYHITQEGLLIARTNQLWPSQTHSLKVVAVDLESGEMDTALIKVEVLFEGQTVPQGQLGDGLLPGSCAVGKAMGMVILGLTLLGCTLYALQQVLQTYRGLKDPEDRGCIAQGKHPNVRLQCFQLVSHSSPMPVLDEVKFKKEGLSSSTSKLLGSQSIYSPADFNSSPLNALPIAIPSMTYIQPILPSTTPTDPSHCPASPNSSHTPATTTTPELLTTSTQPLDNSSFNTPTLPTPTPNLMDEPLSTDRFSHTHPFPIAEEVGTPTQVEETPKDTHPPTSPTQQQVHTPLPPPIPINSPPHATPPPTSITTPLPLSPAADPIHTPECTGDTHTPLLTPPCPEQDSVGTPPPKPTTGQAHIPVLTTPTPEQVGPPGYPEKCKLSTHTPETASIGDDDCFLEDEEAIRTSDDDEDEELVRLCFQVQPTFLITDYDNDITTEIPPSSGEDEATENGEGVERAMELMEGDKGGVERGSDYMEGKGGHLESEAESLKQGSQSSQPCNTEQEVSVGQSKER from the exons ATGATGCAGCCACAGAGGCCTTGTCTGTCCAGGTGGAGGGTCCTGCTCTGGTCCACACTACTCCTCCTCAGTCCCCTCAGAGTCACAG GGCATCCCTATACAATTGTAGAAGATGGCTTGCCTTGGGAGGCCGGGAGTGGTGACCAAACTGTGAGACGAGAAAATT GGAACCCATGTCTGCAGGGCCAGGATGTGTTTTCCACGGTTAGAGAGAACAGCATGATGGGAGAACTTATCATTGAGCTTAACACAGAGCTGACAGCCAATGATGTTGTCTGGAGCCTAACTGGGGAGGATGCTGATTGGTTCTTCCTGGAAGGGCGGAGCATCAGACTCAAGGCCCCATTGGACACAGTTCTGGACCGGGAG gttcAGGGCCCAGTCCTGATGGCAGCGTTGACCTGCTTTGAGGAGGACATTGTGCAG agtgagTACAGGATCATGGTGGAGATTCTGAATGAGAATGATAACACTCCTGAGTTTGTGGAGAGCACCATTCAGCCTCGCAGCATCAGTGAG CTGGCTGAGGTGAATACAGTGGTGTTTAGAGTCCAGGCCACAGATGCAGATGATGACACCATCATGTACTCCATCGACCAGACCTCG CCTGATGCTGCATACTTCAGAGTGGATCTCCCTAACAGTGGAGAGGTGATACTGGCCAAGCCTCTGGACTACGAGACCAAAACACAACTAGAGATTACCATATCCGCTTTG GAGATTAACACTGCAGAGAAGTTCAACACCAGTGCCATCCTGATCGTGAATATCTTGGACAGAGACGACCATTACCCACATTTCCTGCCGTGCACGCCCATCTCCAACGACCAATCAAATCGTGTCTGCACCAATCCCATCTACATGGTTAACATCACAGAAGGCGAACAG GACATTCTTCTGGACTTCTCTCCCGGGCCAATCAATGctgtggatggagacagaggccTCAGCACACCTCTCAGCTACAGCATCCtgtcag GGGCTGATAGCGGGCATTTCGTGATGGATGAGCTGACAGGGGAGGTGCGTGTGACAAGTGGAGTAGAGAACAGACTACAGACACCCACACTACACCTCCAAGtcatg GCATACCAGAGGAATGACCCTAGGAAGTACTCAGTTGCCACAGTGGTGGTCCGTGTTGTTGCTGTCAACCACTTTCCTCCTCAGTTCAGTTGGCCTGAATACCGTGGCTTTGTCATCGAAGGCGACAGCCCTGCCTCACTGGTCAACACTTACGGCAACACTGTGCTGCTGATACAGACACAGGACAGGGACTTCTCTGAt GGCATCAATCCCAATATGCACTACTCCCTGAGGTCCTCGTCCAATCACACACAGTTCTACCACATCACACAGGAGGGGCTTCTGATTGCCAGAACCAATCAGCTATGGccatcacagacacacagtctgaaG GTAGTGGCTGTGGATTTGGAGTCAGGTGAAATGGACACGGCTCTCATAAAGGTGGAGGTGCTGTTTGAAGGacaaacag TCCCTCAGGGCCAATTGGGGGATGGGCTTCTTCCTGGTAGCTGTGCAGTGGGCAAGGCTATGGGTATGGTCATCCTGGGGCTGACTCTGTTAGGCTGCACTCTGTATGCACTGCAGCAAGTACTCCAGACATACAGAGGACTGAAGGACCCAGAGGACAGGGGCTGTATAGCCCAGGGGAAGCACCCCAACGTG AGATTACAATGCTTCCAACTG GTGAGTCACAGTAGTCCCATGCCAGTACTGGAtgaggtgaaatttaaaaaagagGGTCTGAGCAGCTCCACCTCCAAGCTACTGGGCAGTCAGAGCATCTACAGTCCTGCAGACTTCAACTCTTCTCCACTCAATGCTTTACCTATAGCTATACCCTCAATGACCTACATCCAGCCTATACTACCCAGCACCACTCCTACAGACCCCAGTCATTGCCCTGCTTCACCCAACTCCTCCCATACACCTGCTACAACCACCACACCTGAACTACTCACAACATCCACTCAACCCTTGGACAACTCTAGCTTTAACACACCCACACTCCCCACACCTACCCCGAATCTGATGGATGAACCTTTATCTACAGACAGATTTTCACATACACACCCCTTCCCTATTGCAGAAGAGGTAGGTACACCCACTCAGGTAGAAGAGACTCCTAAAgacacccacccacctacctcaCCTACCCAACAGCAGGTACACACACCTTTACCGCCTCCCATTCCTATCAACTCACCCCCCCATGCCACCCCACCTCCTACCTCAATTACCacacctctccctctttcacctGCTGCAGACCCAATACACACTCCAGAGTGTACAGGAGATACTCACACACCTTTACTTACTCCACCCTGTCCAGAGCAGGACAGCGTTGGGACACCCCCACCTAAACCCACTACAGGGCAGGCACACATACCTGTACTGACCACGCCCACCCCAGAGCAGGTAGGACCACCGGGGTACCCTGAGAAGTGCAAACTCTCCACACACACCCCTGAGACAGCCTCCATTGGGGATGATGACTGCTTCCTGGAGGATGAGGAGGCCATCAGGAccagtgatgatgatgaggatgaagagCTGGTGAGACTCTGTTTTCAAGTACAGCCCACATTCCTGATAACAGACTATGACAATGACATCACTACTGAGATCCCCCCCAGCAGTGGAGAGGACGAGGCGACTGAGAATGGCGAAGGAGTGGAGAGAGCGATGGAATTGATGGAGGGAGACAAGGGAGGGGTCGAGAGAGGCAGTGATTATATGGAAGGAAAGGGGGGTCATTTGGAGAGCGAAGCAGAGAGCTTGAAGCAGGGGAGTCAATCATCTCAACCCTGTAATACCGAGCAGGAAGTATCAGTGGGCCAATCAAAGGAGAGATAG
- the LOC109889418 gene encoding CD9 antigen-like isoform X1, producing MAALSGGEMCVKYLMFAFNLIFWLAGTGVLAIGLWLRFDPKTRGLFEGTESPYVFFTGVYILIIAGLLMMVVGFLGCCGAIQESPCMLGLFFFFLLIIFAIEVAAGIWCFSNQSKVVDDITQFYMETYQNYQNTRQDTLRETLRLIQTGLDCCGTGSVVDSAKDTCPPRDGLDSLITKSCPDAIDELFDSKLHIIGGVGIATGVIMMFGMIFSMLLCCAIRKSREIV from the exons ATGGCCGCTCTATCAGGAGGAGAAATGTGCGTCAAATACCTGATGTTCGCTTTCAACCTCATCTTCTGG CTTGCAGGTACAGGAGTGCTGGCtatagggttgtggttgaggtttgacCCAAAGACCAGAGGACTGTTTGAAGGAACAGAATCTCCCTATGTCTTCTTCACAG gtgtgtatatCCTGATAATAGCAGggttgttgatgatggtggtggggttCCTGGGATGCTGTGGTGCGATTCAGGAGTCTCCCTGTATGCTGGGGCTG ttcttcttcttcctcctcatcaTATTTGCCATTGAGGTCGCCGCTGGAATCTGGTGTTTTTCCAACCAAAGCAAG GTGGTTGATGACATCACTCAATTCTACATGGAGACATATCAGAACTACCAGAACACTCGACAGGACACACTGAGGGAGACACTCCGTCTCATACAGACTGGG TTGGACTGCTGTGGTACAGGTTCCGTTGTGGACTCTGCCAAAGACACCTGTCCCCCAAGAGACGGGCTGGATAGCCTCATCACCAAG agcTGTCCTGATGCTATAGATGAATTGTTTGACTCCAAGCTGCACATCATAGGAGGAGTGGGCATCGCCACTGGAGTCAtcatg ATGTTTGGGATGATCTTCAGCATGCTGCTCTGCTGTGCCATCAGGAAGTCACGGGAGATTGTCTGA